Proteins encoded by one window of Desulfovibrio ferrophilus:
- a CDS encoding FAD-binding oxidoreductase: MPSDALTKEFQAIVGKENVLESEADRHSYSYDSAVLDPVVPELAVRPTTSEELGKVVRLCNQHGLPLTPRGSGTNLSGGTIPAQGGIVLLTNALNKIVEINEEDLYAVVQPGVVTATFANEVAKRGLFYPPDPGSQAVSTLGGNVAENAGGLRGLKYGVTKDYVMGVDFFDVNGELVKSGSRTVKCVTGLNLSALQVASEGTMGVFNEIILKLVPPPAANKAMMAIFDDIDKASETVASIIAHHIVPCTLELLDNATINYVEDFTKAGLPTSAQAILLIEVDGHAAQVAEEAEKVVELCKKAGAVEVKAAKDEAERNKLWEARRAALPALARAKPTTVLEDATVPRSQIPAMIRAINEIGKKYRLDIGTFGHAGDGNLHPTILCDKRDKEEFHRVEEAVDEIFDVALSLKGTLSGEHGIGLAKSKWLEKETSPATIAYAKALKAAIDPKGILNPGKIIGG; this comes from the coding sequence ATGCCCAGTGATGCCCTTACTAAAGAATTTCAGGCCATCGTCGGAAAGGAAAATGTCCTGGAGTCCGAGGCCGATCGTCACTCCTACTCATATGACTCGGCTGTACTCGATCCGGTGGTTCCCGAACTGGCTGTCCGCCCCACCACGAGCGAGGAGCTGGGCAAGGTTGTCCGTCTCTGCAACCAGCACGGATTGCCTCTGACCCCCCGCGGGTCCGGGACAAACCTCTCCGGCGGCACCATTCCTGCGCAGGGTGGCATCGTGCTGCTGACCAATGCCCTCAATAAGATTGTCGAGATCAACGAGGAAGACCTCTACGCCGTGGTTCAGCCCGGTGTGGTGACCGCGACTTTTGCGAACGAAGTGGCCAAGCGCGGCCTGTTCTACCCCCCGGACCCGGGTTCTCAGGCTGTGTCCACCCTGGGTGGCAACGTGGCCGAAAACGCAGGTGGCCTGCGTGGCCTGAAGTACGGCGTGACCAAGGACTACGTCATGGGCGTCGATTTCTTCGATGTGAACGGCGAGCTGGTCAAGTCCGGTTCCCGTACCGTGAAGTGTGTGACCGGTCTGAATCTCTCCGCCCTCCAGGTGGCCTCCGAGGGCACCATGGGCGTGTTCAACGAAATCATCCTGAAGCTGGTTCCGCCCCCGGCGGCCAACAAGGCCATGATGGCCATCTTCGATGATATCGATAAAGCCTCCGAAACCGTGGCCTCCATCATTGCCCATCACATCGTGCCTTGCACCCTTGAGCTGCTGGACAACGCCACCATCAACTATGTCGAGGACTTCACCAAGGCCGGTCTGCCCACCAGCGCCCAGGCAATCCTGCTGATCGAAGTGGACGGCCATGCCGCCCAGGTCGCAGAGGAAGCCGAGAAGGTCGTGGAGTTGTGCAAGAAGGCTGGCGCTGTGGAAGTCAAGGCGGCCAAGGACGAGGCCGAGCGCAACAAGCTGTGGGAAGCCCGCCGCGCCGCGCTGCCTGCCCTTGCCCGTGCCAAACCGACCACCGTACTCGAGGACGCCACTGTGCCTCGTTCCCAGATTCCGGCCATGATTCGAGCTATCAACGAGATCGGCAAGAAGTACAGGCTTGATATCGGTACCTTCGGTCACGCTGGCGACGGCAACCTGCATCCGACCATCCTGTGCGACAAGCGGGACAAGGAAGAATTCCATCGCGTGGAAGAGGCCGTTGACGAGATCTTCGACGTGGCTCTGTCCCTCAAGGGAACCCTGTCTGGTGAGCACGGCATTGGCCTGGCCAAGTCCAAGTGGCTGGAGAAGGAAACCTCCCCCGCCACCATCGCTTATGCCAAGGCTTTGAAGGCTGCTATTGATCCCAAGGGGATCCTGAACCCCGGCAAGATCATCGGAGGTTAA
- a CDS encoding (Fe-S)-binding protein, translated as MADLHKLAIMLQELDDQMVACMKCGMCQAVCPVFAETMNESDVTRGKIALLENLAHEMIADAQGVKEKLNKCLLCGSCAANCPSGVQIMDIFLKGRVIVNGYLGLSPVKKAIFRGMLTKPTLFNALLSFGGKFQGLFTSKVDDLLGSSCSKIMSPLIGDRHFLTLAEKPFRKIASGLDTAPGKSGLKVAFFPGCVVDKMLPHVGEAVLKVMKHHGVGVFLPKGQACCGIPTLSSGDRESFDKLVKLNVKAFRKGKYDALITPCATCTATIKEMWPKFAENYPAELKADVLAMAEKAMDVSQFLVDKVGVKTVDSPTGGTRVTYHDPCHLVKSLGVSAQPRTVLGACKDYDFVEMSEANRCCGNGGTFNLHHYEVSKKIGQRKRDNVVASKADVVATSCPACMMQLTDTLSRNGDRIAVRHAVEIYAESLD; from the coding sequence ATGGCAGACCTCCATAAATTAGCCATCATGCTCCAGGAGCTTGACGATCAGATGGTCGCCTGCATGAAGTGCGGGATGTGCCAGGCTGTGTGTCCTGTCTTCGCGGAAACCATGAATGAGTCCGATGTGACCCGAGGCAAGATCGCTCTGCTGGAGAATCTGGCGCACGAGATGATTGCCGACGCTCAGGGTGTGAAGGAAAAACTGAACAAGTGTCTGTTGTGCGGTTCCTGTGCTGCCAACTGCCCCTCGGGCGTGCAGATCATGGACATCTTCCTGAAAGGCCGTGTCATCGTGAACGGTTATCTGGGGTTGTCCCCGGTCAAGAAGGCCATTTTCAGAGGCATGCTGACCAAGCCGACCCTGTTCAATGCGCTCTTGTCCTTTGGTGGGAAGTTCCAGGGACTGTTCACCTCCAAGGTGGACGACCTGCTGGGTTCTTCCTGCTCGAAGATCATGTCTCCGCTGATCGGTGATCGTCATTTCCTGACCCTGGCTGAAAAGCCGTTCCGCAAGATCGCTTCCGGACTGGACACTGCCCCCGGCAAGTCCGGCCTGAAGGTGGCGTTCTTCCCCGGTTGTGTTGTGGACAAGATGCTACCCCATGTGGGCGAGGCTGTGCTCAAGGTCATGAAGCACCACGGCGTTGGCGTGTTCCTGCCCAAGGGACAGGCCTGCTGCGGTATTCCGACTCTGAGTTCCGGTGATCGTGAGTCCTTTGACAAGCTGGTGAAGCTTAACGTCAAGGCCTTCAGGAAGGGCAAATACGATGCGTTGATCACTCCCTGTGCCACCTGCACTGCCACCATCAAGGAAATGTGGCCCAAGTTCGCCGAGAATTATCCCGCCGAACTCAAGGCCGATGTTCTGGCCATGGCCGAGAAAGCCATGGATGTGAGTCAATTCCTGGTGGACAAGGTTGGAGTCAAGACCGTGGATTCTCCCACTGGCGGCACGCGCGTGACGTATCACGACCCTTGCCACCTGGTGAAATCTCTCGGTGTTTCCGCTCAGCCCCGCACGGTGTTGGGTGCCTGCAAGGATTATGATTTTGTTGAAATGTCTGAGGCGAATCGCTGTTGCGGCAACGGCGGTACCTTCAATCTACATCATTACGAGGTCTCCAAGAAGATTGGCCAGCGCAAGCGCGACAATGTCGTTGCTTCCAAGGCCGACGTTGTGGCCACGAGCTGTCCTGCCTGCATGATGCAGCTGACGGATACGCTCTCTCGTAACGGCGACCGCATCGCCGTGCGCCACGCCGTGGAAATCTACGCGGAGTCCCTGGATTAG
- a CDS encoding acetate kinase, with protein sequence MKILVINSGSSSIKYQLLDMENDSVLASGVIECIGLEQGILTHKKAPDTDAAIKIVVEQPIPDHAVGMHLAVDALTHPEHGVITDASEIDGVGHRIVHGGEKFTTPMLVDQSVIDGIREVADLAPLHNLAHLTGIEVAQSIFKCKHVTVFDTAFHQTMPAKAYQYAIPYEIYEELHVRRYGFHGTSHKYVARRTAELLGKPAEDLNIITVHLGNGSSLAAIQGGKCIDTSMGMTPLAGVIMGTRSGNVDPAVLKFIAEKKGLSIQEVEEMLTKRSGLVGICGMSDMRDIHSAIEKGDERAKLALDMVCHRVRQYIGAYWAELGRVDAIVFTAGIGENDDIVRLGVLKGMEPMGVILDEAANAKRAGEWARISTPESKVDVLVVRTNEELEIARETVKFVK encoded by the coding sequence ATGAAGATTCTGGTCATCAACTCTGGCAGCTCGTCCATTAAATACCAGCTGTTGGATATGGAAAACGACAGCGTGCTGGCTTCCGGCGTGATCGAATGCATCGGGCTGGAGCAGGGCATTCTGACCCACAAGAAAGCCCCTGACACCGATGCCGCAATAAAGATTGTTGTCGAACAGCCCATCCCCGATCACGCAGTGGGAATGCATCTGGCGGTTGACGCACTGACCCATCCCGAGCATGGCGTCATCACCGATGCCTCCGAGATTGACGGCGTTGGTCACCGCATCGTGCATGGTGGTGAGAAATTCACCACTCCGATGCTTGTCGATCAATCCGTGATTGATGGCATCAGAGAGGTCGCCGATTTGGCGCCCCTGCACAATCTTGCCCACCTGACGGGCATTGAAGTGGCTCAGTCCATCTTCAAGTGCAAGCATGTGACCGTGTTCGATACAGCCTTCCATCAGACCATGCCTGCCAAGGCATACCAGTACGCCATCCCTTATGAGATCTACGAGGAGCTGCACGTGCGCCGTTATGGCTTCCACGGCACCTCTCACAAATACGTGGCCCGGCGTACCGCCGAGCTGCTGGGCAAGCCTGCCGAGGACCTGAACATCATCACCGTGCACCTGGGCAACGGTTCGTCCCTCGCTGCCATTCAGGGCGGCAAGTGCATCGACACCTCCATGGGCATGACTCCTCTGGCCGGTGTGATCATGGGCACCCGCTCGGGCAACGTCGATCCCGCTGTGCTGAAGTTCATCGCCGAGAAAAAGGGCCTGAGCATTCAGGAAGTCGAGGAAATGCTGACCAAGCGCTCCGGACTGGTGGGCATCTGTGGCATGAGCGACATGCGTGACATTCATTCCGCCATCGAAAAGGGCGACGAGCGTGCCAAGCTGGCCCTGGATATGGTTTGCCACCGGGTGCGTCAGTATATTGGTGCCTACTGGGCCGAGCTGGGTCGGGTGGATGCCATCGTCTTTACCGCAGGCATTGGCGAGAACGACGACATCGTGCGTCTGGGTGTCCTGAAGGGCATGGAGCCCATGGGTGTGATTCTGGACGAGGCCGCCAATGCCAAGCGCGCCGGGGAATGGGCACGCATCAGTACTCCTGAGAGCAAGGTGGACGTGCTTGTAGTTCGCACCAATGAAGAGCTTGAGATCGCACGCGAGACAGTCAAATTCGTTAAATAG
- the pta gene encoding phosphate acetyltransferase → MSKSLYITATESRSGKSAIALGVMQMLLNDLRNVAFFRPIINDNVGGRPDHDINLILTHFNLEIPYEDTYAYTLSEARELINAGQHALLLENILNKFKTLESSYDFVLCEGSDFLGKDPAFEFELNADIAANMGAPVILVASGRNKGFKEVVESTQLTIETLEEKGLDLVACIVNRVENGDGAEITGNLKCKIRCEQPLLVYAISEDASLGNPTMGDVSKWLNGQILYGHGRMDTLVQEYVIAAMQVGNFLEYTSAGSLIITPGDREDIILASLASRLSSSYPDVAGILLTGGLQPSTNVHRLIEGWTGVPVPVVSVPDNTFKTTRLLSELYGRIDPEDQRKIASALGNFESCVDVPELSGRLGQTKARRVTPKMFEYNLVAQAKANKMRIVMPEGDCERVLRAADILSRRGVADLVLLGREDNIRAKISNLGLTLENVQIVDPTKSEHLEAYAEAYFEARKHKGILLEDARDRMQDATYFGTMMVQKGDADGMVSGAQNTTAHTIRPAFEFVKTKPGASIVSSVFLMCMKDRVHVYGDCAVNPDPNAEQLAEIALGSAETARVFGVEPRVAMLSYSTGQSGRGEQVDKVKEATRIAQERGVEGVAIEGPLQFDAAVDPDVAKTKMPNSEVAGRATVFIFPDLNTGNNTYKAVQRSSGAVAIGPVLQGLNKPVNDLSRGCTVPDIVNTVAITAIQAQAEKGLI, encoded by the coding sequence ATGTCCAAGTCCCTGTACATCACCGCCACCGAGTCACGAAGCGGGAAGAGCGCCATCGCCCTGGGCGTCATGCAGATGCTGTTGAACGATCTGCGCAATGTGGCCTTCTTCCGCCCGATCATCAATGACAACGTGGGGGGCCGCCCGGATCACGATATCAATCTGATCCTGACGCATTTCAATCTCGAAATTCCCTATGAGGATACATATGCCTACACGCTTTCCGAAGCGCGTGAGCTGATTAATGCGGGCCAGCATGCTTTGCTTCTCGAAAACATCTTGAACAAGTTCAAGACGCTGGAGAGCAGCTATGATTTCGTGCTGTGTGAAGGGTCCGATTTTTTGGGCAAAGACCCGGCGTTTGAGTTCGAACTCAATGCCGATATTGCCGCCAACATGGGCGCTCCTGTCATCCTGGTGGCCAGCGGCAGGAACAAGGGCTTCAAGGAAGTGGTCGAATCGACCCAACTGACCATCGAGACCCTGGAAGAGAAGGGCCTCGATCTCGTGGCCTGCATCGTCAACCGTGTCGAGAACGGTGATGGTGCGGAGATCACCGGCAACCTGAAGTGCAAGATTCGTTGCGAACAGCCGCTTCTGGTCTATGCCATTTCCGAGGATGCCTCGCTGGGCAATCCCACCATGGGTGATGTGAGTAAGTGGCTGAACGGACAGATTCTGTACGGGCACGGGCGCATGGATACCCTGGTTCAGGAATATGTCATCGCCGCCATGCAGGTCGGCAATTTTCTGGAATACACTTCTGCGGGAAGCCTGATCATCACCCCCGGTGATCGCGAGGACATCATTCTCGCCAGCCTGGCTTCGCGGCTTTCGTCTTCCTATCCCGATGTGGCGGGCATCCTGCTGACCGGCGGGTTGCAGCCTTCCACCAATGTCCATCGTCTGATCGAAGGATGGACTGGTGTTCCGGTTCCTGTGGTGTCCGTGCCGGACAACACCTTCAAGACCACCCGCCTGCTGTCCGAACTCTACGGGCGCATTGATCCCGAGGATCAGCGCAAGATCGCCTCGGCTCTGGGCAATTTTGAATCCTGTGTGGATGTGCCGGAACTGAGTGGTCGCCTCGGGCAGACCAAAGCCCGGCGCGTGACCCCCAAGATGTTCGAATACAATCTGGTGGCACAGGCCAAGGCCAACAAGATGCGCATCGTGATGCCCGAGGGTGACTGCGAGCGTGTGCTGCGTGCGGCAGATATCCTGTCCCGCCGGGGTGTGGCTGATCTGGTGCTGCTCGGTCGTGAGGACAATATCAGAGCCAAGATTTCCAATCTGGGGTTGACTCTGGAGAACGTCCAGATTGTGGATCCGACCAAAAGCGAACATCTGGAAGCGTATGCCGAGGCCTATTTCGAAGCCCGCAAGCACAAGGGCATTCTTCTGGAAGACGCCCGCGATCGCATGCAGGACGCCACCTACTTCGGAACCATGATGGTCCAGAAGGGTGATGCCGACGGCATGGTCTCCGGTGCGCAGAACACCACGGCCCATACCATCCGCCCGGCCTTCGAGTTCGTGAAGACCAAGCCCGGTGCGAGTATCGTTTCCTCCGTGTTCCTGATGTGCATGAAGGATCGCGTTCATGTGTACGGCGATTGCGCGGTGAACCCTGATCCCAATGCCGAGCAACTGGCCGAGATCGCCCTGGGTTCTGCCGAGACCGCTCGTGTCTTCGGTGTCGAGCCCCGTGTGGCCATGCTGTCGTATTCCACCGGCCAGTCCGGTCGGGGTGAACAGGTGGACAAGGTCAAGGAAGCGACCCGTATCGCTCAGGAACGCGGCGTCGAGGGCGTGGCCATTGAAGGTCCCTTGCAGTTCGATGCCGCAGTGGACCCTGACGTGGCCAAGACCAAGATGCCCAACAGCGAAGTGGCTGGCAGGGCGACCGTGTTCATCTTCCCGGACCTGAACACCGGCAACAATACTTACAAGGCAGTGCAGCGTTCTTCGGGCGCCGTGGCCATTGGCCCGGTCTTGCAGGGTTTGAACAAGCCCGTGAACGACCTGTCCCGAGGTTGCACTGTTCCCGATATCGTCAACACCGTGGCCATCACCGCCATCCAGGCGCAGGCCGAAAAAGGACTGATTTAA
- a CDS encoding LutC/YkgG family protein, giving the protein MTATKNVVETFTTKAGLVSAVVSEVKTLKEAYEYTVDLCDKKEMCQLLVSGCELNLSEGSEKLCEEKTSKIIAAPGMKKQQYSALAKLAEGKGFELIDSGLRKYLAGIDIGFTICDLGIAETGTLVLNSASEDVRLATMVAETHVAVLPKSKLRATSYDAEAEVLEFMKNIPNYLAFITGASRTADIERVLALGVHGPLELHILLWEDK; this is encoded by the coding sequence ATGACAGCGACAAAGAACGTGGTGGAGACTTTCACTACCAAGGCGGGACTCGTTTCTGCGGTCGTCTCCGAGGTGAAAACCTTGAAAGAGGCCTACGAGTACACCGTTGATTTGTGCGATAAGAAAGAGATGTGCCAACTGCTGGTTTCCGGCTGTGAGTTGAATCTTTCCGAAGGGTCCGAGAAGCTCTGCGAAGAGAAGACCAGCAAGATCATTGCTGCTCCTGGCATGAAGAAGCAACAGTACAGCGCTCTGGCAAAGCTGGCCGAAGGCAAGGGCTTTGAACTTATCGACAGCGGCCTGCGCAAGTATCTGGCTGGCATCGACATCGGGTTCACTATCTGTGACCTGGGCATCGCCGAGACAGGCACTCTGGTCCTGAATTCCGCAAGCGAAGATGTCCGTCTTGCCACCATGGTCGCCGAAACGCATGTGGCCGTGCTTCCCAAATCCAAGTTGCGCGCGACTTCCTATGATGCCGAGGCCGAAGTGCTCGAATTCATGAAGAACATCCCCAATTATTTGGCCTTTATTACCGGCGCTTCCCGTACCGCCGATATCGAACGTGTTCTGGCCCTGGGTGTTCACGGTCCGCTGGAACTGCACATCCTGCTCTGGGAGGACAAATAA